The genomic window CAATGGTGGGTCGGAGTGGTATCGGTGCTGGGTGGTCTGTCTGCCGGACGAGAAGGCCCAGCCATTCATCTGGGGGCGGCGGCTTCCAGCGGGTTGGGGCTCAAGCTGCGCCTACCCAATAACAGCCTGCGGGTGCTGGTCGCCTGTGGCACCGCCGCCGGGATTTCAGCATCGTTCAACACACCCATTGCCGGGGTTATCTTTGCCATGGAAGTGGTAATGATGGAATACACCCTGATGAGTTTCATGCCGGTTATTCTGGCATCCACCATGGGTGCTCTGGTGGCACAGCTGGTATATGGCAATGCGCCAGCGTTCAGTATTCCCGAAGTGGCTTTGGGCTCCTTTTTCAACCTGCCCTGGATAGTGGTGATGGGGTTGATGATTGGCATTCTGGCGGGGCTATTCATTCATATTTCACGCAGCCAGTGGGTCCAGCAGCAACCACTGTGGCTGCGTCTGGGGGCGGTAGGTGTACTGACCGGGATATCGGCGTGGTTCTTCCCGGAAGTACAGGGGATCGGCTATGACAGCGTTGCCGCTGCCCTGAATAACCAGTTGACGGTATCGGTGCTGCTTGCCCTGGTGGCTATTAAGTTAGTCCTTACTTCGCTGACCGTTGCCGGTGGTATACCGATTGGTATCATTGGCCCGGTGCTGGTTATCGGTGCGGCCATGGGCACTTTATGCGGTTTGGTCGGCGCCTGGCTATGGCCGGATAAAGCCGCTGATCCGGGTATTTTTGCCATGTTGGGCATGGCGGCTATGATGGGAGCTGTTCTGCAGGCCCCGCTGGCAGCCTTGATGGCGCTGCTGGAGCTGACCCATACGCCGAATATCATGCTGCCAGGCATGCTGGCAGTCGTAGTGGCGTGTTTGACATCACGCCACCTGACGGGCTGCGAAGGTTTCTTTATCAGTAGCTTGCGTTATGGTTTACATCCCTTGCAGCAGCCGTTGATGCAGGCGCTGTCACGAGTGTCGGTACCTGCGGTGATGGAGCGCAGCGTCGTGCGCACTGAACGGATGATCACCGCTGAAGAGGCCCGCAAGCTGCTGGAAACTAACCCTGTCTGGTTAATAATTGAACGTTCGACCCAGGAAAAACCCGTGCTGGCGCTGAAAGCGGCTGAACTGGCGCGTTGGTTGATGGAGCGCGACGCCAGTGAAGGTGCTGCTAATGATCCGCAGGAAATAATCGATCTTGTAGAAATTCCGGGACAACGTTTGGAATTGGCACCTATTGCGTTGCAGGCAACCCTTTCCGAAGCCTTTATAAAGCTTCAGAATAATGCCTTAGGTGCCTTGTATGTTGTCCATGGTTATCGCCCCAGGCAGCGGCGAATTTCAGGTATCATCACCCGAGGGGCTATTGAACGGTATTATCATTATACTGATCCGCGATCAACGGACGGCCAAGACGCAAAGAAGCCTTGATCATGTTCTCTTGCTGCGAATAACAGCCGCTAACGCACTGCCATAAACGCTATC from Halomonas sp. CH40 includes these protein-coding regions:
- a CDS encoding chloride channel protein; its protein translation is MARFSRSSFSLENFRRQLANVDALPQLCVLGLVSGVITGALMVGFRLLLETGAALYMPENNPEAFEALSPWLRALLPMLAVALVGVFLYRQKVTARKLGVGHVIERLTYHQGRFPLRNWLNQWWVGVVSVLGGLSAGREGPAIHLGAAASSGLGLKLRLPNNSLRVLVACGTAAGISASFNTPIAGVIFAMEVVMMEYTLMSFMPVILASTMGALVAQLVYGNAPAFSIPEVALGSFFNLPWIVVMGLMIGILAGLFIHISRSQWVQQQPLWLRLGAVGVLTGISAWFFPEVQGIGYDSVAAALNNQLTVSVLLALVAIKLVLTSLTVAGGIPIGIIGPVLVIGAAMGTLCGLVGAWLWPDKAADPGIFAMLGMAAMMGAVLQAPLAALMALLELTHTPNIMLPGMLAVVVACLTSRHLTGCEGFFISSLRYGLHPLQQPLMQALSRVSVPAVMERSVVRTERMITAEEARKLLETNPVWLIIERSTQEKPVLALKAAELARWLMERDASEGAANDPQEIIDLVEIPGQRLELAPIALQATLSEAFIKLQNNALGALYVVHGYRPRQRRISGIITRGAIERYYHYTDPRSTDGQDAKKP